In Calliopsis andreniformis isolate RMS-2024a chromosome 6, iyCalAndr_principal, whole genome shotgun sequence, the genomic window CCTACAAATCAGATCGTATTGTTTTCATAGTAGTATAAAATGGTACGGTGCAGTGTATGCGTTTGGGTACAGTAATTCCCTTATCGCCGATTAAACATGAATCGAGAAGTGATGTGAGAGACGATTAACTGAGCAAACAACAATATGGATTTAACGGGTACAAAAGTGATACAATGGTTCAACGAACTCAGATCCCGCTTTCATCTTTATTTACACGCTCAAAATCGTAAGTTTATGTGTTACAGAAATTTAGACAAATGGTTAAACTAGTTTTGAGTATATGCGCTTAGTAATTGCAATTGAATGACATGTATTTTTGAATGTATCCATTCGATGCTTGCgagaattaaatttaatatttcgtCGTCTGAAGATTACGAGATAGAATATCTGCaaattattttttctattaatGAGATTACATTTTTTACGAATATATTTGATCAAATtcataacaaaaaatatattggaataatgtattttatattgcagttGGTCCGATAAGAGCAGAAAATGGCGGATCTCAAGGTGACGATCAACGATCTTCGCACCAGCGCGACAGCAACgaggagagggtggtttttgtgAACGCTCCTCATCAGCCCGCGAAATACAAAGGCAATCGCATCACCACCGCAAAATACTCATTGCTTTCTTTCGTACCTATGTTCCTTTTTGAACAATTTCGTCGGTATAGTAACTGCTTCTTCCTGTTCATCGCTCTTATGCAGGTACTCTGAAAATTCAGATACTTTTTATTTTgttaaatgaaaaaatatttatgtaGCTATTCATTTTAATTTTAGCAAATACCAGATGTGTCACCAACAGGACGATATACGACTTTAGTTCCATTAATCTTTATTCTTAGTGTGTCTGCATTGAAAGAAATAGTTGAAGATATTGTAAGTATTTCAGTTACCTGttccatttaattaaaaaatactgtTATGGCATTACTCATTACAGAAAAGGCATAGAGCAGATGATGAAATAAATATGCGTGAAGTGGAAGTTTTAAGGGATGGACATTGGCAGTGGATCCAGTGGAGGCACCTTGCTGTTGGAGATGTGGTTAAGGTTACATATTTTCACCAAACTCATGGATGTGGTAATTATTAACAACACACTCCTGCTAGAATTGCTTTCTTTAATATGCATAGGTACGCAACAACAATTTCTTCCCTGCTGACTTGATCTTGTTGTCATCATCGGAGCCACAGGCTATGTCCTTCATAGAGACTGCGAATTTGGATGGAGAAACGAATTTGAAGATACGACAGGCCCATCCTGACACTGCCAGTCTCTTGGATACTACAGAGTTAATGAATTTTCGTGCAAATATCCAGTGTGAACCACCAAATAGGCATCTATACGAATTTAATGGAGTATTACGAGAAACTAATAAACAGTAGGTTTATTTGCTATAAGAATTTCAGGAATTTGGAATTGCATTTAAGTGATCTAACGTACGTTTTTAGAAGCGTGGCTCTGGGACCTGATCAGGTATTGCTTCGTGGCGCAATGCTAAGAAATACACGTTGGGTGTTTGGTGTAGTAATTTATACAGGCCATGATACAAAACTTATGCAGAATAATACTGCAACTGCACCTTTGAAAAGGTCCACCTTAGACCGACTGACCAATACACAAATACTCATGTTATTCTTTATACTTCTTTTGCTGTGCCTTCTATCTGCGATATTTAACATCCTGTGGACAAAAGCTAACAGTAAGGGATTATGGTATTTAGGTTTAAAAGGTGAGGCGTCAATTTACGTTTCTTCGTTTCATCCTCGTAGTATGGAATTTTAATGTaaactaattatttatttatttatttcagagGAAATGACTAAAAACTTTGCTTTTAATCTTCTAACattcattattttatttaacaatttaaTACCCATTTCTTTGCAAGTTACCTTAGAGGTTGTAAGATACGTTCAAGCTACATTTATTAACATGGATATCGAGATGTACCATGCAGAAACAGATACCCCTGCAATGGCTCGTACAAGTAATCTTAACGAAGAATTGGGTATAGTCAACTATGTTTTCACTGATAAAACTGGAACTCTTACGAAAAATGTGATGGAATTTAAACGCTGTTCAATCGGTGGTAAATTATACGAGTAAGTTTTTGAAATCATTTCATTTATTCTATCGAAATTGGTCATGTtatcttatttttaaatttatgttcTACAGTTTGCCAATTCCGCCAACCGATGATAATCAAAGTAGTAGTACTATTAATAGTGATTTAGTTAGGGATATTATTGAAGGAAAATCAGTACAAGATTCTTCTCGTCCTGTTGATAAGAAAGCTGCAAACCATGCAAAAATAGTGCATGAGTTTATGATTATGCTTTCAGTGTGTCATACCGTTATTCCTGAAAAGATAGATGAAACAATAATTTACCATGCTGCATCTCCAGGTAATTCATTTATTTGAAAAACGATTTAACTAGCATTTAATCTCACACGTGACATTTTATTATTCATTAATAGATGAACGAGCACTTGTAGATGGAGCACGTAAATTTAACTATGTGTTCGATACTAGAACACCAGCATACGTGGAAGTTATAGCTTTAGGGGAAAGACTTCGGTATGAAGTATTGAATGTCATAGAATTCACATCAGCGAGGAAACGGATGTCGGTTATTGTTAAAACACCAGAAGGAAAAATCAAACTGCTTTGTAAAGGAGCTGATTCTGTTATTTACGAAAGGCTCTGTCCTGCTCCTGTAGAAAATAGTGATCCAGAACAAAGTGCTCTGGACGATTTCCGAGAAGTAACTTTGGAACACTTAGAAACATTTGCATCTGATGGTTTAAGAACATTGTGTTTCGCTGTTGCCGATATACCTGACAGTTTCTATCAGGTATGTactatttattcctgttacattatCAATTCATCCCAGTTTTGATAACGAAAAAATAACAGAGTTACTCTTCATTAACAGTGGTGGCATGAAACTTACCACAACGCAATGGTCAGTATGGGGAATCGGGAGAAAATGGTTGAAAACGCTGCCAATCTTATTGAAACGAAGTTGAGATTGTTAGGAGCCACTGCTATTGAAGATCAATTACAAGATCAGGTACGTAGCATTTCATTATTACATATAATTGATTgtaatatataaaattattacaGGTCCCAGAAACAATACAAGCGCTTTTGCAAGCTGATATTAGTGTCTGGGTCTTAACTGGAGATAAGCAGGAGACTGCTATTAATATTGGCTACTCTTGCAGATTGATCACGCATGGAATGCCGTTATATATAATCAATGAATCATCTTTAGATGTGAGGAACAATATTTTCACTTTAGTCCTTAGAAATGCaacgtaaaaatattttacagcaATATTCGCTTTCAGAAAACAAGAGAAGTTATAATACAACGCTGTCTTGATTTTGGAATTGATTTAAAATGTCAAAACGAGGTAGCTCTTATCATTGATGGAGCTACGTTGGATTTCGCATTATCCTGTGATATTAGAATGGACTTTCTGGATTTATGTTCGTCCTGTAAAGTTGTTATTTGTTGCAGAGTCTCGCCTATGCAGAAAGCTGAGGTGATTTTCATAAATTGCATAATCTGGTACTTATTATTTATCATTGTAACACTAATTAGTAATATGATATGGTGCTTATAGGTGGTCGATTTAATTACAACTAATAAAAAAGCAGTAACTCTTGCAATTGGAGACGGAGCAAATGATGTAGCCATGATTCAGAAAGCCCATATTGGTGTTGGTAAGTTTACACTACAATGTATTTCATAGTGTATACCACTAAACTTTTTTTCTCTATAggaatttctggcgttgaaggccTTCAAGCAGCCTGTGCTTCTGATTACTCTATTGCACAGTTTCGTTTTCTGAAACGTTTGTTGTTTGTTCATGGTTCTTGGAACTACAGTAGAATGTGTAAATTAATATTGTACTcgttttacaaaaatatttgtCTATATGTCATCGAATTGTGGTTTGCTATTTATTCCGGCTGGTCCGGGCAAATCCTCTTCGAACGATGGTCTATCGGTCTTTATAATGTTGTAAGTAATGAAATAGTTTCGCATTAATGCAGTACATATacttattataatatataaacTATATATTCTGTATATATTAGGTATTTACAGCAGCGCCTCCATTAGCAATGGGTCTCTTTGACAAAGTATGTGCCGCAGAAACTCATTTAGCTCATCCAGGATTGTACGCTACAAAGAATACTGGAGAATCATCATTTAATATTAAGGTATTGTGTGTTTCGACTTGTGATTCTTGGAAttacatttaatattttttgttttatataaTGTCCCAATTTTTTAGGTATTTTGGGTATGGATTATAAATGCATTGATACATTCGTCTCTACTGTACTGGTTGTCACTATTGGCTCTAAAAGAAGATGTGGTATGGGCGAATGGGAGAGACGGTGGTTACATTGTTTTAGGGAACTTCGTATACACTGTACGTTCCACACtatacgattattatgctaCACTGAAACAGTATTTACATTTTTCGTTGTTAATAGTATGTTGTAGTGACAGTGTGTGGGAAAGCAGGACTAATAATAAACTCCTGGACATGGGTCACTCATGCAGCTATGTGGGGATCTATTTTACTTTGGTTCTTATTTATTGTTATATACAGGTAAATTATATAAcatattttatcgtatttcttttgaaaaatattcttaCGAGTTTTATAATTTCAGTAACTTTTGGCCTGTATTAAACGTGGGCGCTGTAATGTTAGGCAACGATAGGATGCTGTTTTCTTCACCTGTTTTTTGGCTGGGTTTGGTACTTATACCATTAGCTGTATTGCTTCTTGATGTTACAGTTAAAGCGTAAGTATgcatattaaataaattataattcaATGTAATACAATAATACCGTAAGTATATTTTGTCTCAGAGTGAAGAATACAATATGGAAATCTGTGACAGCGGCAGCTAGAGAAAATGAAATTAAGAAATCTGACCCTGGAGATATATTTAACAGTCACGACTATAGAAGCTCGTAAGTTTCTTACAATCCTTTCTGAACATAAATATTTAACATAGGAAAGCTTCTAATACTAACAAGTTATTAATGACAATTTTTTACTCAACTCGACAAACAACCAAATTTTTGACAACATACATTGCATGAAATGTTAGTAGTTACAAATTTCTTCCTTCACGTTTAACGTGCATGGCTTTCTGGGTGTAGTTTTGTAATAATATTAGTTTCTATCAGTCTCGTCAGAATATAATACTAAATTGCAGAAATTCGAGATTAGCTAAATATTCATGTAGATGCATGCATATAGCGGTATACGATTTCAGCCTTGGTAATAATTGTGATTTACAATTTGCTTTTGCAGTAGTTTGTTTTTCCAGACATTAAATTGTTTTCTAACAGTTAATACTACTAAAATCTCTAACAAAAAAATTCTACGATTAATTCACATTTACATTGagtagaaaaataaaaattgcaacAGGAGATCGAAGTCGTATTTGAGAAGGCGATGGTTAATTCGGTGTTGGGCCTCGATCTGGTCGTCACAAAAGAGAAAAAAGCTCAGAATCTCTCCAATTGCGTTCGCAGCACGTGACTTATGGTTCGCCCGATATTCAGAGCACATCTCCTATGCACCATTCCACGTCCCAACTTCCTAAAGGACTTCCAACCTGAACTCCGTAAGCATACCACCATTTTACCTCTTTACATATCCTTAAAGTCCTTCCCAGTGTCCTATTCTGTATGTGTTGACTATTTCTACATGTGTTGGATTACTATACGTACTACAAACTATTGTAATCGTGTTAGCTTGTAAATATCTAGCACAAAGGTTATTATACATTTGTATATAAATGGGATAAGTAAGGTTCTTTCGAGTTCTATCTACTAGAAATAGAATAATCGGCATACGCAACCTATCCATGAAGAATAACAAATAGTATTTATGTCTATTCATATCTAACTCTGTTTTAGTTGGTAATAGAAGTAGTTAACCCCAGCACGATATGCACTTATCCTTTTTCCTTATTTTATTCATAGTCAGTATGAATTGATGGTAATATTTTGTACATATAAATAACAATGTAGAAACCAAGGCTTTCTTAAAAATACCGCGCATATGTATAAAGAAActtatttgtatatttattttatttatttattcgttaCGCGTTGATTTACATTCTGTTTATGCGTAGATACATTCTATATTGATAGAATAAGGCGCagtaaaaaattgtatataatACAGATACTAAACATCTGTTGTTATTGGAGAAATAGTACTTGTTTGTTAATGCGGTTTTCTGGTATGTTTTATTCGCGGTATCCCGTGAAGGCCTGTGCATGCCATCGCCGACCTCGCGAGGTGTAAGTACCCCCTCAAGTAGTAGTACGTAATTCGCAGCGCTCCTGTAATTTTACACTTTCAGGCAAATGCACCGCTAGTTAATCAAACCGCATGATTGTTAAATATTTTGCTTGTGCGAGCACTGCGGTATGAACAACTACTGTCACCTGTTTTACCCACAAACTTTAAACACTACTTTAACATTTTTTCTCTGTTGAACTTAAGACACTGAGGACGCAGTTAGACTATGAATTTCTCAATATCTTCAGATGCTTGAGCCCACTGAATCTATTTCTCAGTGTTTTGTTGATATTATGTTATACTTTTCAGTGTGTTCAGGCAACTGTGAGTGTACTGAGACTATGAATCTCTCAATATTCTCTTAGACTACTAAAACTATAATAAG contains:
- the Atp8a gene encoding ATPase phospholipid transporting 8A1 isoform X4 — encoded protein: MQPTARGNPRVPSPGSLRPFTPPDLSSIPHMDGTPLQGSGIRSSSSSISGRANDGTQEQPTGPYIIGSPIDLGNIDNVDNIGLRIADPLPSGRRRTREHIELQESALPESTSEVGPIRAENGGSQGDDQRSSHQRDSNEERVVFVNAPHQPAKYKGNRITTAKYSLLSFVPMFLFEQFRRYSNCFFLFIALMQQIPDVSPTGRYTTLVPLIFILSVSALKEIVEDIKRHRADDEINMREVEVLRDGHWQWIQWRHLAVGDVVKVRNNNFFPADLILLSSSEPQAMSFIETANLDGETNLKIRQAHPDTASLLDTTELMNFRANIQCEPPNRHLYEFNGVLRETNKQSVALGPDQVLLRGAMLRNTRWVFGVVIYTGHDTKLMQNNTATAPLKRSTLDRLTNTQILMLFFILLLLCLLSAIFNILWTKANSKGLWYLGLKEEMTKNFAFNLLTFIILFNNLIPISLQVTLEVVRYVQATFINMDIEMYHAETDTPAMARTSNLNEELGIVNYVFTDKTGTLTKNVMEFKRCSIGGKLYDLPIPPTDDNQSSSTINSDLVRDIIEGKSVQDSSRPVDKKAANHAKIVHEFMIMLSVCHTVIPEKIDETIIYHAASPDERALVDGARKFNYVFDTRTPAYVEVIALGERLRYEVLNVIEFTSARKRMSVIVKTPEGKIKLLCKGADSVIYERLCPAPVENSDPEQSALDDFREVTLEHLETFASDGLRTLCFAVADIPDSFYQWWHETYHNAMVSMGNREKMVENAANLIETKLRLLGATAIEDQLQDQVPETIQALLQADISVWVLTGDKQETAINIGYSCRLITHGMPLYIINESSLDKTREVIIQRCLDFGIDLKCQNEVALIIDGATLDFALSCDIRMDFLDLCSSCKVVICCRVSPMQKAEVVDLITTNKKAVTLAIGDGANDVAMIQKAHIGVGISGVEGLQAACASDYSIAQFRFLKRLLFVHGSWNYSRMCKLILYSFYKNICLYVIELWFAIYSGWSGQILFERWSIGLYNVVFTAAPPLAMGLFDKVCAAETHLAHPGLYATKNTGESSFNIKVFWVWIINALIHSSLLYWLSLLALKEDVVWANGRDGGYIVLGNFVYTYVVVTVCGKAGLIINSWTWVTHAAMWGSILLWFLFIVIYSNFWPVLNVGAVMLGNDRMLFSSPVFWLGLVLIPLAVLLLDVTVKAVKNTIWKSVTAAARENEIKKSDPGDIFNSHDYRSSPVHAIADLARCKYPLK
- the Atp8a gene encoding ATPase phospholipid transporting 8A1 isoform X6 → MREVEVLRDGHWQWIQWRHLAVGDVVKVRNNNFFPADLILLSSSEPQAMSFIETANLDGETNLKIRQAHPDTASLLDTTELMNFRANIQCEPPNRHLYEFNGVLRETNKQSVALGPDQVLLRGAMLRNTRWVFGVVIYTGHDTKLMQNNTATAPLKRSTLDRLTNTQILMLFFILLLLCLLSAIFNILWTKANSKGLWYLGLKEEMTKNFAFNLLTFIILFNNLIPISLQVTLEVVRYVQATFINMDIEMYHAETDTPAMARTSNLNEELGIVNYVFTDKTGTLTKNVMEFKRCSIGGKLYDLPIPPTDDNQSSSTINSDLVRDIIEGKSVQDSSRPVDKKAANHAKIVHEFMIMLSVCHTVIPEKIDETIIYHAASPDERALVDGARKFNYVFDTRTPAYVEVIALGERLRYEVLNVIEFTSARKRMSVIVKTPEGKIKLLCKGADSVIYERLCPAPVENSDPEQSALDDFREVTLEHLETFASDGLRTLCFAVADIPDSFYQWWHETYHNAMVSMGNREKMVENAANLIETKLRLLGATAIEDQLQDQVPETIQALLQADISVWVLTGDKQETAINIGYSCRLITHGMPLYIINESSLDKTREVIIQRCLDFGIDLKCQNEVALIIDGATLDFALSCDIRMDFLDLCSSCKVVICCRVSPMQKAEVVDLITTNKKAVTLAIGDGANDVAMIQKAHIGVGISGVEGLQAACASDYSIAQFRFLKRLLFVHGSWNYSRMCKLILYSFYKNICLYVIELWFAIYSGWSGQILFERWSIGLYNVVFTAAPPLAMGLFDKVCAAETHLAHPGLYATKNTGESSFNIKVFWVWIINALIHSSLLYWLSLLALKEDVVWANGRDGGYIVLGNFVYTYVVVTVCGKAGLIINSWTWVTHAAMWGSILLWFLFIVIYSNFWPVLNVGAVMLGNDRMLFSSPVFWLGLVLIPLAVLLLDVTVKAVKNTIWKSVTAAARENEIKKSDPGDIFNSHDYRSSLTETARLLKNVKSVFTRRSNAASRVNVEVELSHGFAFSQEEGGSVTQTDVIRAYDTNLPKPGGM
- the Atp8a gene encoding ATPase phospholipid transporting 8A1 isoform X2, yielding MQPTARGNPRVPSPGSLRPFTPPDLSSIPHMDGTPLQGSGIRSSSSSISGRANDGTQEQPTGPYIIGSPIDLGNIDNVDNIGLRIADPLPSGRRRTREHIELQESALPESTSEVGPIRAENGGSQGDDQRSSHQRDSNEERVVFVNAPHQPAKYKGNRITTAKYSLLSFVPMFLFEQFRRYSNCFFLFIALMQQIPDVSPTGRYTTLVPLIFILSVSALKEIVEDIKRHRADDEINMREVEVLRDGHWQWIQWRHLAVGDVVKVRNNNFFPADLILLSSSEPQAMSFIETANLDGETNLKIRQAHPDTASLLDTTELMNFRANIQCEPPNRHLYEFNGVLRETNKQSVALGPDQVLLRGAMLRNTRWVFGVVIYTGHDTKLMQNNTATAPLKRSTLDRLTNTQILMLFFILLLLCLLSAIFNILWTKANSKGLWYLGLKEEMTKNFAFNLLTFIILFNNLIPISLQVTLEVVRYVQATFINMDIEMYHAETDTPAMARTSNLNEELGIVNYVFTDKTGTLTKNVMEFKRCSIGGKLYDLPIPPTDDNQSSSTINSDLVRDIIEGKSVQDSSRPVDKKAANHAKIVHEFMIMLSVCHTVIPEKIDETIIYHAASPDERALVDGARKFNYVFDTRTPAYVEVIALGERLRYEVLNVIEFTSARKRMSVIVKTPEGKIKLLCKGADSVIYERLCPAPVENSDPEQSALDDFREVTLEHLETFASDGLRTLCFAVADIPDSFYQWWHETYHNAMVSMGNREKMVENAANLIETKLRLLGATAIEDQLQDQVPETIQALLQADISVWVLTGDKQETAINIGYSCRLITHGMPLYIINESSLDKTREVIIQRCLDFGIDLKCQNEVALIIDGATLDFALSCDIRMDFLDLCSSCKVVICCRVSPMQKAEVVDLITTNKKAVTLAIGDGANDVAMIQKAHIGVGISGVEGLQAACASDYSIAQFRFLKRLLFVHGSWNYSRMCKLILYSFYKNICLYVIELWFAIYSGWSGQILFERWSIGLYNVVFTAAPPLAMGLFDKVCAAETHLAHPGLYATKNTGESSFNIKVFWVWIINALIHSSLLYWLSLLALKEDVVWANGRDGGYIVLGNFVYTYVVVTVCGKAGLIINSWTWVTHAAMWGSILLWFLFIVIYSNFWPVLNVGAVMLGNDRMLFSSPVFWLGLVLIPLAVLLLDVTVKAVKNTIWKSVTAAARENEIKKSDPGDIFNSHDYRSSRSKSYLRRRWLIRCWASIWSSQKRKKLRISPIAFAARDLWFARYSEHISYAPFHVPTS
- the Atp8a gene encoding ATPase phospholipid transporting 8A1 isoform X3 — encoded protein: MQPTARGNPRVPSPGSLRPFTPPDLSSIPHMDGTPLQGSGIRSSSSSISGRANDGTQEQPTGPYIIGSPIDLGNIDNVDNIGLRIADPLPSGRRRTREHIELQESALPESTSEVGPIRAENGGSQGDDQRSSHQRDSNEERVVFVNAPHQPAKYKGNRITTAKYSLLSFVPMFLFEQFRRYSNCFFLFIALMQQIPDVSPTGRYTTLVPLIFILSVSALKEIVEDIKRHRADDEINMREVEVLRDGHWQWIQWRHLAVGDVVKVRNNNFFPADLILLSSSEPQAMSFIETANLDGETNLKIRQAHPDTASLLDTTELMNFRANIQCEPPNRHLYEFNGVLRETNKQSVALGPDQVLLRGAMLRNTRWVFGVVIYTGHDTKLMQNNTATAPLKRSTLDRLTNTQILMLFFILLLLCLLSAIFNILWTKANSKGLWYLGLKEEMTKNFAFNLLTFIILFNNLIPISLQVTLEVVRYVQATFINMDIEMYHAETDTPAMARTSNLNEELGIVNYVFTDKTGTLTKNVMEFKRCSIGGKLYDLPIPPTDDNQSSSTINSDLVRDIIEGKSVQDSSRPVDKKAANHAKIVHEFMIMLSVCHTVIPEKIDETIIYHAASPDERALVDGARKFNYVFDTRTPAYVEVIALGERLRYEVLNVIEFTSARKRMSVIVKTPEGKIKLLCKGADSVIYERLCPAPVENSDPEQSALDDFREVTLEHLETFASDGLRTLCFAVADIPDSFYQWWHETYHNAMVSMGNREKMVENAANLIETKLRLLGATAIEDQLQDQVPETIQALLQADISVWVLTGDKQETAINIGYSCRLITHGMPLYIINESSLDKTREVIIQRCLDFGIDLKCQNEVALIIDGATLDFALSCDIRMDFLDLCSSCKVVICCRVSPMQKAEVVDLITTNKKAVTLAIGDGANDVAMIQKAHIGVGISGVEGLQAACASDYSIAQFRFLKRLLFVHGSWNYSRMCKLILYSFYKNICLYVIELWFAIYSGWSGQILFERWSIGLYNVVFTAAPPLAMGLFDKVCAAETHLAHPGLYATKNTGESSFNIKVFWVWIINALIHSSLLYWLSLLALKEDVVWANGRDGGYIVLGNFVYTYVVVTVCGKAGLIINSWTWVTHAAMWGSILLWFLFIVIYSNFWPVLNVGAVMLGNDRMLFSSPVFWLGLVLIPLAVLLLDVTVKAVKNTIWKSVTAAARENEIKKSDPGDIFNSHDYRSSWIRIFSRGRRLGDTDGRDQSLRYKSSETWRHVILIWLKKLRDVRYI
- the Atp8a gene encoding ATPase phospholipid transporting 8A1 isoform X5: MDLTGTKVIQWFNELRSRFHLYLHAQNLGPIRAENGGSQGDDQRSSHQRDSNEERVVFVNAPHQPAKYKGNRITTAKYSLLSFVPMFLFEQFRRYSNCFFLFIALMQQIPDVSPTGRYTTLVPLIFILSVSALKEIVEDIKRHRADDEINMREVEVLRDGHWQWIQWRHLAVGDVVKVRNNNFFPADLILLSSSEPQAMSFIETANLDGETNLKIRQAHPDTASLLDTTELMNFRANIQCEPPNRHLYEFNGVLRETNKQSVALGPDQVLLRGAMLRNTRWVFGVVIYTGHDTKLMQNNTATAPLKRSTLDRLTNTQILMLFFILLLLCLLSAIFNILWTKANSKGLWYLGLKEEMTKNFAFNLLTFIILFNNLIPISLQVTLEVVRYVQATFINMDIEMYHAETDTPAMARTSNLNEELGIVNYVFTDKTGTLTKNVMEFKRCSIGGKLYDLPIPPTDDNQSSSTINSDLVRDIIEGKSVQDSSRPVDKKAANHAKIVHEFMIMLSVCHTVIPEKIDETIIYHAASPDERALVDGARKFNYVFDTRTPAYVEVIALGERLRYEVLNVIEFTSARKRMSVIVKTPEGKIKLLCKGADSVIYERLCPAPVENSDPEQSALDDFREVTLEHLETFASDGLRTLCFAVADIPDSFYQWWHETYHNAMVSMGNREKMVENAANLIETKLRLLGATAIEDQLQDQVPETIQALLQADISVWVLTGDKQETAINIGYSCRLITHGMPLYIINESSLDKTREVIIQRCLDFGIDLKCQNEVALIIDGATLDFALSCDIRMDFLDLCSSCKVVICCRVSPMQKAEVVDLITTNKKAVTLAIGDGANDVAMIQKAHIGVGISGVEGLQAACASDYSIAQFRFLKRLLFVHGSWNYSRMCKLILYSFYKNICLYVIELWFAIYSGWSGQILFERWSIGLYNVVFTAAPPLAMGLFDKVCAAETHLAHPGLYATKNTGESSFNIKVFWVWIINALIHSSLLYWLSLLALKEDVVWANGRDGGYIVLGNFVYTYVVVTVCGKAGLIINSWTWVTHAAMWGSILLWFLFIVIYSNFWPVLNVGAVMLGNDRMLFSSPVFWLGLVLIPLAVLLLDVTVKAVKNTIWKSVTAAARENEIKKSDPGDIFNSHDYRSSLTETARLLKNVKSVFTRRSNAASRVNVEVELSHGFAFSQEEGGSVTQTDVIRAYDTNLPKPGGM
- the Atp8a gene encoding ATPase phospholipid transporting 8A1 isoform X1: MQPTARGNPRVPSPGSLRPFTPPDLSSIPHMDGTPLQGSGIRSSSSSISGRANDGTQEQPTGPYIIGSPIDLGNIDNVDNIGLRIADPLPSGRRRTREHIELQESALPESTSEVGPIRAENGGSQGDDQRSSHQRDSNEERVVFVNAPHQPAKYKGNRITTAKYSLLSFVPMFLFEQFRRYSNCFFLFIALMQQIPDVSPTGRYTTLVPLIFILSVSALKEIVEDIKRHRADDEINMREVEVLRDGHWQWIQWRHLAVGDVVKVRNNNFFPADLILLSSSEPQAMSFIETANLDGETNLKIRQAHPDTASLLDTTELMNFRANIQCEPPNRHLYEFNGVLRETNKQSVALGPDQVLLRGAMLRNTRWVFGVVIYTGHDTKLMQNNTATAPLKRSTLDRLTNTQILMLFFILLLLCLLSAIFNILWTKANSKGLWYLGLKEEMTKNFAFNLLTFIILFNNLIPISLQVTLEVVRYVQATFINMDIEMYHAETDTPAMARTSNLNEELGIVNYVFTDKTGTLTKNVMEFKRCSIGGKLYDLPIPPTDDNQSSSTINSDLVRDIIEGKSVQDSSRPVDKKAANHAKIVHEFMIMLSVCHTVIPEKIDETIIYHAASPDERALVDGARKFNYVFDTRTPAYVEVIALGERLRYEVLNVIEFTSARKRMSVIVKTPEGKIKLLCKGADSVIYERLCPAPVENSDPEQSALDDFREVTLEHLETFASDGLRTLCFAVADIPDSFYQWWHETYHNAMVSMGNREKMVENAANLIETKLRLLGATAIEDQLQDQVPETIQALLQADISVWVLTGDKQETAINIGYSCRLITHGMPLYIINESSLDKTREVIIQRCLDFGIDLKCQNEVALIIDGATLDFALSCDIRMDFLDLCSSCKVVICCRVSPMQKAEVVDLITTNKKAVTLAIGDGANDVAMIQKAHIGVGISGVEGLQAACASDYSIAQFRFLKRLLFVHGSWNYSRMCKLILYSFYKNICLYVIELWFAIYSGWSGQILFERWSIGLYNVVFTAAPPLAMGLFDKVCAAETHLAHPGLYATKNTGESSFNIKVFWVWIINALIHSSLLYWLSLLALKEDVVWANGRDGGYIVLGNFVYTYVVVTVCGKAGLIINSWTWVTHAAMWGSILLWFLFIVIYSNFWPVLNVGAVMLGNDRMLFSSPVFWLGLVLIPLAVLLLDVTVKAVKNTIWKSVTAAARENEIKKSDPGDIFNSHDYRSSLTETARLLKNVKSVFTRRSNAASRVNVEVELSHGFAFSQEEGGSVTQTDVIRAYDTNLPKPGGM